From one Bos taurus isolate L1 Dominette 01449 registration number 42190680 breed Hereford chromosome 24, ARS-UCD2.0, whole genome shotgun sequence genomic stretch:
- the LOC100337355 gene encoding HIG1 domain family member 1A, mitochondrial, translating into MSSDTDISLSSYDEDQGSKLIRKAREAPFVPIGMAGFAAIVAYGLYRLKSRGHTKMSVHLIHMRVAAQGFVVGAMTLGMGYSLYQEFWGKPKP; encoded by the coding sequence ATGTCAAGCGACacagatatttctctttcttcatatGATGAAGATCAGGGATCTAAACTTATCCGAAAAGCTAGAGAGGCACCATTTGTCCCCATTGGAATGGCAGGTTTTGCAGCAATTGTTGCATATGGATTATATAGATTGAAGAGCAGGGGACATACTAAAATGTCTGTTCACCTGATCCACATGCGTGTGGCAGCCCAAGGCTTTGTTGTGGGAGCAATGACTCTTGGTATGGGCTATTCCCTGTATCAAGAATTCTGGGGGAAACCTAAACCTTAG